Proteins encoded by one window of Bacteroidales bacterium:
- the hypB gene encoding hydrogenase nickel incorporation protein HypB yields the protein MCTTCGCEGDGNKITMTVFGEKAETNAHEHNHSYGHHHHEHSHSHQINLETDILSQNNLLAERNRGYFEAKNIFTINMMSSPGSGKTTLLERTIKDIKDKVQLYIIEGDQQTMNDAERIGKAGAPVIQVNTGNGCHLDADMINKAVKKLDVKDNSIVFIENVGNLVCPSLFDLGEAKRLVIMSTTEGEDKPIKYPTMFENADICIINKIDLLPYVNFDMKAAKNYALRVNHHLEFIEVSATTGEGMDKWYEALLKMQKA from the coding sequence ATGTGTACAACTTGCGGTTGCGAAGGCGACGGAAACAAAATAACAATGACGGTATTCGGTGAAAAAGCCGAAACAAATGCACATGAGCACAATCATTCTTACGGGCATCACCACCACGAGCACAGTCATTCTCATCAAATAAATTTGGAAACGGATATTTTAAGTCAAAACAATCTTCTGGCAGAACGAAACAGAGGTTATTTTGAAGCAAAAAATATCTTTACGATTAATATGATGAGTTCTCCGGGTTCGGGAAAAACAACTTTGCTTGAAAGAACAATCAAAGATATAAAAGATAAAGTTCAATTATACATCATTGAAGGCGACCAACAAACGATGAATGATGCTGAGCGAATAGGCAAAGCCGGAGCACCTGTTATTCAGGTCAATACCGGAAACGGTTGCCATTTGGATGCGGATATGATTAATAAGGCTGTTAAAAAGTTAGATGTTAAAGATAACTCAATTGTCTTTATTGAGAATGTGGGGAATTTAGTTTGTCCGTCATTATTTGATTTGGGAGAAGCCAAACGGCTTGTGATTATGAGCACAACCGAAGGCGAAGATAAGCCGATAAAATATCCGACCATGTTTGAAAATGCTGATATCTGCATCATTAATAAAATAGATCTTCTGCCTTATGTAAATTTTGATATGAAAGCAGCAAAAAACTACGCTCTTCGGGTAAATCATCATTTAGAATTTATTGAAGTTTCTGCAACGACAGGCGAGGGAATGGATAAGTGGTATGAGGCATTATTGAAAATGCAAAAAGCATAA
- the hypA gene encoding hydrogenase maturation nickel metallochaperone HypA, giving the protein MHEMSIVASIVDIAESEAKKANANKITELEMDIGTVSGIELDALNFAFDSIKPRTMLKDAEIKINIIQAKSKCVDCKHEFKTENVYTLCPECDSYKTEILQGKEMKVKSILVD; this is encoded by the coding sequence ATGCACGAGATGTCAATTGTGGCAAGTATTGTTGATATTGCTGAAAGTGAAGCAAAGAAAGCAAATGCAAATAAGATTACAGAATTAGAAATGGATATAGGAACAGTTTCAGGCATTGAATTGGATGCTTTGAACTTTGCATTCGACAGCATAAAACCAAGAACAATGCTGAAAGATGCCGAAATAAAAATTAATATCATTCAGGCAAAATCAAAATGTGTAGATTGCAAGCATGAATTTAAAACCGAAAATGTTTATACCTTGTGTCCCGAATGCGATTCATACAAAACAGAAATATTACAAGGCAAAGAGATGAAAGTAAAATCAATTTTAGTAGATTAA
- a CDS encoding Bro-N domain-containing protein — protein MTKENAIRLFQDQRVRVHWDEDNEKWYFSIIDIVGILTESLNPRKYWSVLKTRLKKEGSELATNCSQLKMQSADGKFYKTDVADTEQLLRLIQSIPSPKAEPFKLWLAKVGYERIEETEDPELAFDRAMEIYLKKGYSKEWINQRLKSIEVRKELTDEWQERGMKEGLEYAILTNEITKAWADRDIKSYKKLKGLKKENLRDNMTNLELVLNMLAEASVTEISKAKKPKGIEENKDVAQKGGNAAKKARLEIEKQTGRSIVSSKNAKELQLKKDDRDESIEE, from the coding sequence ATGACAAAAGAAAATGCAATAAGATTATTTCAAGACCAAAGAGTACGTGTACATTGGGATGAAGATAATGAAAAATGGTATTTCTCAATTATTGATATAGTCGGAATTTTGACTGAAAGTTTAAATCCAAGAAAATATTGGAGTGTATTAAAGACCAGACTTAAAAAGGAGGGTAGTGAGTTGGCTACAAATTGTAGTCAACTGAAAATGCAATCTGCAGACGGGAAATTTTACAAAACAGATGTTGCAGATACAGAGCAACTTCTTCGTTTAATTCAATCTATTCCGTCACCAAAGGCTGAGCCTTTTAAACTTTGGCTGGCAAAAGTGGGTTATGAAAGAATTGAAGAAACAGAAGATCCGGAGTTAGCTTTTGACAGAGCAATGGAAATTTACCTTAAAAAAGGATACTCTAAAGAATGGATAAATCAACGTTTAAAAAGTATTGAGGTTAGAAAAGAACTAACTGATGAGTGGCAGGAAAGAGGAATGAAAGAAGGTTTAGAGTATGCGATATTAACCAACGAAATAACAAAAGCTTGGGCAGATAGAGATATAAAATCATACAAAAAATTAAAAGGACTTAAAAAAGAAAACTTGCGAGATAATATGACTAATTTAGAATTAGTTTTAAATATGTTGGCAGAAGCATCGGTTACTGAAATATCGAAAGCAAAAAAACCAAAAGGTATAGAAGAGAATAAAGATGTAGCCCAAAAAGGAGGTAATGCTGCGAAAAAAGCACGATTAGAAATTGAGAAACAAACAGGTAGATCAATTGTGTCTTCTAAAAATGCCAAAGAATTACAGCTAAAAAAAGATGATAGAGATGAGAGTATTGAAGAATAA
- a CDS encoding YdcF family protein codes for MVSENIFKAQKKLCYNDIDEIPKNKVGLLLGTSKYIGKSLNYYYKYRIDAAVELYKKGKIKYILVSGDNSAASYNEPQTFKDDLVKRGIPAKRIYLDYAGFRTFDSVIRSKEVFGQESITFISQQFHNERAIFIAKHNGINAVGYNAKDLHGRNGLKTRIRERFARIKAILDVFILCTKPKFLGEKIIIE; via the coding sequence ATTGTTTCCGAAAATATTTTTAAAGCTCAAAAGAAGTTATGTTATAATGATATTGATGAAATACCGAAAAATAAAGTCGGTTTATTGCTCGGTACTTCAAAATATATCGGTAAAAGTTTAAATTACTACTATAAATATAGAATTGATGCTGCTGTTGAACTCTACAAAAAAGGCAAAATAAAATACATACTTGTCAGCGGAGATAACTCGGCAGCAAGTTATAACGAACCGCAAACATTTAAAGATGATTTGGTAAAAAGAGGAATTCCTGCCAAACGTATTTATTTAGATTATGCCGGTTTCAGAACTTTTGATTCGGTTATTCGAAGCAAAGAAGTATTCGGACAAGAAAGCATTACATTTATTTCGCAACAGTTTCATAATGAGCGAGCTATATTTATTGCGAAACATAACGGAATAAATGCCGTAGGGTATAATGCAAAAGACCTTCACGGAAGAAACGGTTTAAAAACACGAATCAGAGAAAGGTTTGCTCGTATAAAAGCAATACTTGATGTTTTTATTCTTTGTACAAAACCGAAATTTTTAGGCGAGAAAATTATTATTGAATAA
- a CDS encoding nucleotidyltransferase domain-containing protein → MDKTEIINIVNEFATKVAEKYDCVSIVLFGSYAKGSYHIDSDIDIAVILKDYDNLMNIQLELMKLRRKIDNRIEPHPIKESDFNEGNPLVNEIKKYGKTININVA, encoded by the coding sequence ATGGATAAGACTGAAATTATAAATATCGTAAATGAATTTGCAACAAAAGTTGCAGAAAAATACGACTGCGTCAGTATAGTTCTTTTCGGCTCTTACGCAAAAGGTTCGTATCATATTGACAGTGATATTGATATAGCAGTAATACTGAAAGATTATGATAACCTTATGAATATTCAACTTGAATTAATGAAGTTGCGAAGAAAAATTGACAACAGAATTGAACCCCACCCGATAAAAGAAAGTGATTTTAATGAAGGAAATCCTTTGGTAAATGAAATTAAAAAATACGGTAAAACAATAAATATAAACGTTGCTTAA
- a CDS encoding HEPN domain-containing protein codes for MSNEIDIGKIVSHWIKTSDEDFDAVNSLFKSKTYHWALFLGHISTEKLLKAYFVKVKKKHSPPIHNLLRIAEKCELELTEEYKDWLDAISLFNINARYDDFKREFYKQCTKEFTKLWIERINEIREWIRLKL; via the coding sequence ATGAGTAACGAAATAGATATTGGAAAAATAGTAAGCCATTGGATAAAAACATCTGATGAAGATTTTGATGCTGTGAACTCCTTGTTTAAATCTAAAACTTATCATTGGGCATTATTTTTAGGTCATATTTCTACAGAGAAATTATTAAAAGCATACTTTGTTAAAGTTAAAAAGAAACACTCGCCGCCAATCCATAATTTATTAAGAATTGCTGAAAAATGTGAACTTGAACTAACAGAAGAGTATAAAGATTGGTTAGATGCAATCTCATTATTTAATATTAATGCAAGATATGACGATTTTAAACGTGAATTCTATAAGCAATGTACAAAAGAATTTACAAAACTTTGGATTGAACGAATTAATGAAATAAGAGAATGGATAAGACTGAAATTATAA